In Candidatus Planktophila sp., one genomic interval encodes:
- a CDS encoding ABC transporter ATP-binding protein produces the protein MSSSPYVQLNNLAKHFGKVKALDGLSLDIAEGELVALLGPSGCGKTTALRALAGLQELDRGLMIVDGKDVTFQSANKRGMGMVFQAYSLFPHMTARDNVEYGLKLKAHRTSKDKRKARSSELLELVGLSSHANHYPHQLSGGQQQRIALARALAISPKVLLLDEPLSALDAKVRTQLREEIRRIQLELGTTTLFVTHDQEEALGIADRVGVMRNGQLEQIAAPDELYDRPGTAFVAEFVGLTNPISGVVSKGAIELLDSTVKTLKGSITIGQGIALVRPENIEVVASESGNATVFSASFLGASCRLSITLNDGTRVTAQLPSSDAAGLSAGALVKVSLLDRPVFVKPTI, from the coding sequence TTGAGCTCATCACCCTATGTACAATTGAATAACCTTGCAAAGCATTTTGGCAAAGTTAAAGCACTCGATGGGTTGAGCCTTGATATTGCTGAGGGCGAACTTGTAGCACTTCTTGGTCCTTCGGGTTGCGGTAAGACAACTGCATTACGTGCTTTGGCGGGATTACAAGAGCTTGACCGCGGTCTAATGATTGTCGACGGCAAAGATGTAACTTTCCAAAGCGCTAACAAACGTGGGATGGGAATGGTTTTCCAGGCTTACTCACTTTTTCCTCACATGACCGCGCGAGATAATGTTGAATATGGATTGAAGCTTAAAGCTCACAGGACATCAAAAGATAAACGCAAAGCACGTTCATCTGAACTATTGGAACTTGTGGGTTTATCTTCCCATGCCAATCATTACCCACATCAACTTTCGGGGGGCCAGCAACAACGAATCGCTCTAGCCCGCGCGCTTGCAATTTCTCCAAAGGTATTGCTTCTTGACGAACCGCTTTCAGCCCTTGATGCAAAAGTTCGCACACAATTGCGCGAAGAGATTCGCAGAATTCAATTAGAACTTGGCACCACTACGCTGTTTGTAACCCATGACCAAGAAGAGGCACTGGGGATCGCCGACCGGGTAGGTGTAATGAGAAATGGCCAACTTGAACAGATTGCAGCGCCGGACGAGCTGTATGACCGCCCTGGCACTGCATTTGTAGCTGAATTCGTTGGGCTCACAAATCCAATCTCCGGTGTCGTCTCAAAAGGCGCAATTGAATTACTTGACTCAACTGTTAAGACTCTCAAAGGGTCAATCACAATTGGTCAAGGTATTGCACTTGTGCGTCCAGAAAATATTGAAGTTGTTGCAAGCGAGTCAGGAAATGCAACGGTTTTTTCAGCTAGTTTCCTCGGTGCATCATGCCGCTTAAGTATTACCTTAAATGATGGAACACGTGTTACTGCGCAACTTCCTAGTTCTGATGCCGCTGGGTTGAGTGCAGGCGCTCTCGTAAAGGTATCACTTTTAGATAGGCCTGTTTTTGTAAAACCAACAATCTGA
- a CDS encoding ABC transporter permease subunit, which produces MKKSIGVRIWRISIIAVVSFYLLMPLYAMFDFSTKQFGLGGKSRNLDSWRIIPSQPDLAIAITRSLLTALIVMALILFLIVPTAIWVHLKLPLLRRPFELLCLLPLAIPAIVIVVGIAPLYRWISINLTESPITLSGVYSMLILPYTYRSLSAALDAVDIHTLAEAARTLGASIGRVIFGIIMPTIKTGIINGSFIAIALVLGEYTISNILNYKTFQVVIAQIGRANGNVAVAVSLASLLFVLFLLLLIPNKKRLGTVLDVDVK; this is translated from the coding sequence ATGAAAAAATCTATTGGGGTTCGGATCTGGCGCATTTCAATTATTGCAGTAGTCTCTTTTTACCTTTTAATGCCGCTCTACGCGATGTTTGATTTTTCGACCAAACAATTTGGCTTAGGTGGGAAATCTAGGAACTTAGATTCCTGGAGAATCATTCCATCACAACCTGATTTAGCAATTGCAATCACTCGCTCTTTGTTAACTGCATTGATTGTAATGGCTCTTATTCTCTTTCTCATAGTACCGACGGCAATTTGGGTGCATTTAAAACTTCCTCTTCTTCGGCGCCCTTTTGAACTCTTGTGTCTCTTGCCTCTTGCAATTCCAGCCATTGTAATTGTTGTGGGAATCGCACCTTTGTATCGCTGGATTTCAATAAATTTGACTGAATCTCCAATAACTCTTTCTGGAGTCTATTCGATGTTAATTTTGCCGTATACATATCGATCACTCTCGGCCGCTTTAGATGCGGTAGATATTCACACTTTAGCTGAGGCGGCAAGAACGCTCGGTGCATCAATCGGAAGAGTCATTTTTGGGATAATAATGCCAACCATTAAGACTGGAATTATCAATGGCTCTTTCATAGCGATCGCATTAGTGCTTGGAGAGTACACAATTTCTAATATTCTCAACTATAAGACTTTCCAAGTTGTAATCGCTCAAATTGGAAGAGCAAATGGAAATGTTGCTGTTGCGGTATCCCTTGCATCACTTCTCTTTGTTCTGTTCTTGCTCTTACTCATCCCAAACAAAAAACGTCTTGGTACAGTCCTTGATGTTGATGTAAAATGA
- a CDS encoding ABC transporter permease subunit: protein MTQIPIQGTGPTVGRTSSRYWRSKSAYLGVLPFILFSGLFLIYPTWNVISGAFQDESGKFGTRVLVEVFNSSSARAGFRNSLEISAQTAIAGSILGGLFAWAMVSGKQGGFFYRFSVALSSVLAQFGGVMLTFAFLATFGFNGLVSTFAIKFAPGSFLAESSWLYGKAGIAVLYTFFQIPLMVLVFLPTLENMKTQWREASDALGGKTYEYWLRVGIPILTPSFAGAGLLLFVNSFSAYATAATLINLSDFLTPLAIATALTSEVGGANPAEAKSLSAYMVIVVIIAMSCYALLRRKVSKWEQSR from the coding sequence TTGACTCAGATACCTATCCAAGGAACTGGTCCTACCGTTGGTAGGACCAGTTCTAGGTATTGGCGCAGCAAGTCTGCTTACCTTGGCGTCCTTCCTTTTATACTTTTCTCAGGTCTTTTCCTTATCTATCCAACATGGAATGTCATCTCTGGCGCTTTCCAAGATGAGTCTGGAAAATTTGGAACAAGAGTTCTCGTAGAGGTTTTTAACTCTTCATCTGCCCGAGCTGGATTTAGGAATTCACTTGAGATCTCTGCTCAAACAGCCATTGCTGGTTCGATACTAGGTGGGTTATTTGCATGGGCGATGGTCTCGGGCAAACAGGGGGGTTTTTTTTATCGCTTCTCAGTTGCTTTAAGCTCAGTACTTGCACAATTTGGTGGAGTGATGCTTACGTTCGCATTTTTAGCAACTTTTGGCTTCAACGGTCTGGTATCAACATTCGCCATTAAGTTTGCTCCAGGTAGTTTTTTAGCGGAGTCATCCTGGCTTTATGGAAAAGCGGGCATCGCTGTGCTCTATACGTTTTTTCAGATCCCGCTTATGGTTCTCGTCTTTTTACCAACTTTAGAGAACATGAAAACTCAATGGCGTGAGGCATCCGATGCATTGGGTGGAAAAACTTATGAGTACTGGCTACGTGTGGGTATTCCTATTTTGACGCCATCATTTGCTGGAGCGGGACTTTTACTCTTTGTTAACTCCTTCTCTGCTTATGCCACTGCGGCCACACTTATCAATCTCTCAGATTTTTTAACTCCTCTAGCGATTGCAACAGCTTTAACTAGTGAAGTTGGTGGTGCAAATCCTGCGGAGGCGAAATCCCTGTCGGCTTACATGGTCATTGTGGTGATTATTGCTATGAGTTGCTACGCACTACTACGGCGCAAAGTAAGTAAGTGGGAGCAGAGTCGATGA
- a CDS encoding ABC transporter substrate-binding protein, with translation MKFSKFTSGSLAVALAVAISIPVLSISTASAAGRDYSKIKNASAGGGMAALIAACQKEGQLNVIALPHYWANYGEMIDGFKKTYGVKIDEANPEGSSQEEIDSAIQLKGTNRSPDVFDIGLAIAVKYAGTGTFAPYKVKTWNYLLNAATTSPTGEFTPNYTGTLTIGYSGALGTITKIEDLLDPKFKGKVALNGDPLGSSTGLNGVFMVNKAVGGTFDDVSKGVAFFKKLKDAGNFINVNPTASTIASGQTPVVIDNGYVQAGVVKQFAAAGQVWKMFTPASVGSTYNSAVSAWAPHPACARLWLEYTLGETGARVFAIGGATPTLWVWLVKTRRAPADGIASIGRSKVSAEAPTAAQAAAARVYLKTAWPAAVGG, from the coding sequence GTGAAGTTTTCAAAGTTTACAAGCGGATCTCTTGCAGTTGCACTCGCAGTTGCAATTTCAATCCCTGTACTAAGTATTTCAACTGCATCGGCAGCCGGACGTGATTACAGTAAAATCAAAAACGCCTCTGCCGGTGGTGGTATGGCAGCTTTAATTGCCGCTTGCCAAAAAGAGGGCCAACTAAATGTCATCGCACTTCCACACTATTGGGCAAACTACGGGGAAATGATTGATGGTTTTAAAAAGACTTATGGAGTAAAGATTGATGAAGCTAACCCAGAAGGTTCTTCTCAAGAGGAGATTGATTCTGCGATTCAACTTAAAGGTACAAATCGCTCTCCAGATGTTTTTGACATCGGCTTAGCAATTGCCGTTAAGTACGCAGGTACCGGTACTTTTGCGCCATACAAGGTAAAGACATGGAACTACTTGTTAAATGCCGCAACTACATCACCTACGGGTGAATTTACTCCTAATTACACTGGGACTCTGACAATTGGTTACAGCGGGGCGCTAGGAACGATCACCAAGATCGAAGATCTTCTTGATCCAAAGTTCAAAGGTAAAGTCGCACTTAATGGAGATCCACTAGGTTCTAGTACTGGCCTTAACGGAGTCTTCATGGTTAACAAAGCAGTCGGTGGAACTTTTGACGATGTCTCTAAGGGAGTCGCCTTTTTTAAGAAGTTAAAGGATGCTGGAAACTTCATTAATGTGAATCCAACTGCCTCAACAATCGCCTCAGGTCAAACACCAGTTGTAATCGACAATGGTTATGTTCAAGCTGGAGTTGTCAAGCAGTTCGCAGCGGCTGGTCAGGTATGGAAAATGTTCACTCCTGCATCAGTTGGATCGACATACAACAGTGCAGTCTCTGCTTGGGCTCCACATCCAGCCTGTGCCCGTCTCTGGTTGGAGTACACACTTGGTGAAACTGGTGCAAGAGTCTTTGCAATCGGTGGAGCAACACCAACGCTCTGGGTGTGGCTTGTAAAGACTCGACGTGCCCCGGCTGATGGAATTGCCTCAATCGGCAGAAGCAAAGTTAGTGCAGAGGCACCAACAGCTGCACAGGCTGCTGCAGCACGTGTTTATCTCAAAACCGCTTGGCCTGCCGCAGTTGGAGGCTAA
- a CDS encoding aminotransferase class V-fold PLP-dependent enzyme has protein sequence MSSLRVSAPLLDAYLSYFEHKRLPFTIPGHKQRAARLDEGFGLVVDGDTPLYGGLDEIKLTNQVLRRAETLAAALWGANYARFSTGGSTHANQAIILALGKPGDKVALSRTAHRSVLSALVLAGLEPIWLSPEIDVATGIPIGIRVAEFERVIEQKPIALLLTEPGYLGTLSDLPSLITVAHSHSIPVIVDAAWGGHFGFSTSVPAHCLAMGADALITSTHKALPGYSASALLIAQGKYLNLDRIEQSFETTHTTSPAGAPLASIDGCRALLQTRGQELIAQLVADVKAFKNEVQSHFDLPIFLNPSDFPIGRFDPTKVVLRANQLGASGVEIEKALQLHNIRVEMADNDTIVFLATLADSMLEFDELAKALIPILKAEQKAPRTSATSLSWSVVPTVALSMRDAYFADTEMVAATRAIGRISADLIAPYPPGVAVVAPGELLTKVIIEGLAATNAAGVRIAYASDPTLTTYRVTKS, from the coding sequence ATGAGTTCACTGAGAGTTTCGGCACCGTTATTAGATGCCTATCTTTCATATTTCGAACACAAGCGCCTTCCTTTCACAATTCCGGGACACAAGCAGCGGGCGGCACGCTTAGATGAGGGGTTTGGTTTAGTAGTTGATGGCGATACTCCTTTATATGGTGGTCTTGATGAAATTAAGTTGACCAATCAGGTATTACGACGAGCAGAAACATTAGCTGCCGCACTGTGGGGCGCTAACTACGCTCGATTTTCAACGGGTGGATCCACTCATGCAAATCAAGCGATTATTTTGGCCCTTGGAAAACCTGGAGATAAAGTCGCTTTATCTCGCACCGCCCACCGCTCAGTCTTAAGCGCACTTGTGTTAGCTGGACTAGAGCCCATCTGGTTATCACCTGAAATCGATGTGGCAACTGGCATACCCATTGGGATTCGAGTTGCCGAGTTTGAAAGAGTAATTGAACAAAAACCAATCGCACTTTTATTAACCGAACCTGGCTACTTAGGTACCTTGTCAGATCTTCCATCACTAATTACTGTGGCACACTCCCATTCAATCCCAGTCATAGTCGATGCAGCATGGGGCGGCCACTTTGGTTTTTCTACCTCCGTTCCTGCACACTGTTTAGCTATGGGGGCCGATGCGTTAATTACAAGCACACATAAAGCACTACCCGGCTATAGTGCATCGGCGCTTCTAATCGCACAAGGAAAATATTTAAATCTTGATCGAATCGAGCAAAGTTTCGAAACAACCCACACAACTTCCCCAGCCGGTGCTCCTTTGGCATCCATTGATGGCTGCCGAGCGCTCTTGCAAACTCGTGGTCAGGAGTTAATTGCACAACTTGTTGCAGATGTTAAAGCTTTCAAAAACGAAGTTCAGTCGCACTTTGACCTTCCTATCTTTCTCAACCCTAGTGACTTTCCGATTGGCCGCTTTGATCCCACAAAAGTTGTCTTACGCGCTAATCAATTAGGTGCCTCAGGAGTTGAGATAGAAAAAGCACTTCAGCTGCACAACATTCGAGTAGAAATGGCAGACAACGACACCATTGTCTTTTTAGCCACCCTTGCCGATTCAATGCTGGAATTCGATGAACTAGCCAAAGCGCTGATCCCAATCTTAAAAGCAGAGCAAAAAGCCCCTCGCACTTCAGCTACATCTCTTAGCTGGTCAGTCGTTCCCACCGTTGCACTGTCAATGCGCGATGCATACTTTGCCGACACTGAAATGGTGGCTGCTACGCGGGCCATTGGCCGAATATCTGCCGACTTAATTGCGCCATATCCCCCAGGTGTTGCTGTGGTAGCGCCAGGTGAATTATTAACTAAAGTTATAATTGAAGGTTTAGCGGCTACAAACGCCGCTGGAGTGCGAATTGCCTACGCCAGCGATCCAACTTTGACTACTTACCGGGTCACGAAAAGTTAA